In a genomic window of Planctomycetaceae bacterium:
- a CDS encoding choice-of-anchor Q domain-containing protein — protein sequence MTNLNDSGAGSLRQAVADANSTPGADEINFSVDGTVTLTSGELVVTESVSINGRGTPVNGVSGGGNSRVFLIGGSGVNQFTIDGLTISGGNGAGGVFSGFGGGIYFIDGFEGNDTLNIRDSVIRGNTADLGGGIYVVDNTLNIIDTDIRDNTATATTDTRGGGGIAAQSAVVTITNSSVRRNTAAGTGGGIYNFTFAGAVGQRDSTLTLNNSSVNLNTAAAGGGIYNENQNTGEAAPLSLSNTRVSQNVTTSGEGGGIWNNSRLTVSGGSVIELNQAAGDGGGITNRGALELRDSQVIMNASAGGGGGGGIYSRGGTDTISSSTISDNFATAAGSQGGGIRSDNSTTTIINSTISANSTNGFGGGITSSGGTTNILVRNSTITGNRGNADGDGVGFGGGVSFNPITFVIHNSIVAGNFQGNGTTPSDIASSVGGASSFNLIGHAGSSGGLTHGTNGNIVGVNGTGQIPIESILNTTLPFGEPPVHALVPGSPAIDAGSNAQALDETGAALTTDQRGAAFPRVIDGDNNGTATVDIGAYEAASRVVVNGELAPNASGDIDNDGEFLRDTDGILSLRFLAGFRNTALTTGAVGANARRSDAAAVQSFLDTGPMQAFFDLDGDGEIRPLTDGILFLRGLQGLTGDALVRGAVTSEASRSAAEIRSLIDAYLGFGDTAVVDEGVVFQVAAAQGLLQNDPAGATVTGFDATSARGAAVQVTPDGGFTYDTTTVPELSTDIAPFEFVSDSFSYTITYGAQTATVIVQVVVTGKGGPNDILLETDEDTVIPQRAGETLLANATGANPRVTSFDAVSTLGATVNVQTNGEYSYDPTTSAELQSLIAGDPLIDTFTFTRETDSSGPEVITVQIRVTGMNDAPEAPDVTISDFADTAISPKPETTIKFVNGVLTEVNEVHDSGLIHSFDRFRIAVSQLISDVDLGDTHTITIDSSATIADVTVERVAGTGGAADEFFIVYDATGSSVFKDLPFLTEVADSFGYTVTDNNGASSSGIITVELLSGELHAPIAVDDVYPLPGAGPIFTGQPHRFLANPEGLPEPDPATNAGLLRNDGVDPTDPFPSDFDGDQIVVLQALGQFGDWRQLTALGAEVLFFADGSFYYNPVTSATLEALPDGQTMVDTFTYHIDDEFGDGESLGEISQATVRITVTGVPQRQTFTFDVPAGTDVALVSQPGANPPRNVIHELGNPGNILWQQPFSLTSRIIINGSESGDRIDATQFSGRGSALLDGFRSISLTVNGRGGNDTILGGPSSETLNGDAGNDTITGGDGDDVISGGDDDDVLHGESGSDVLNGDRGNDQLFGDSPGGSAQDELNGGDGNDLLDGGVGPDFVYGNAGSDLFTPLDKQDISDVNPNEDRVVNPLNENPTIADLADDSGVGPRVTLFSPQTAVVIGPSGYGFALSGNWTRTALGNGGERFTGTDITIPTGIAGEIPIPFLQLDTLPDNVQDTGILTNFSPFSLIPGGNTAFAAITQFTGFNLISAGLNLPQFGLKLGSQLLANEFAGSGAPLNNAIPYLYFRSSSGDPGLEFGGVSLSVPSNSNPLLFAIDPFDTSIWVKVGDFSVGYSHSGYFPFEPLVTPSAITGQQIFGNFYGSGLFSINNFEIDGEIVLDLDRFSGPGQGGFSAPANMRNDFVNLFDGGPSAVIDNIVAALTRIEIGVNAAVSYAPDIGVTNLINISIPVADASLMFVDGNLFALRGVADPLKSGVRFLEQVGITGTAMASIDGFVMFDTGQFRIELSANASARIGGFAPDGKFRLVLNNDMIRAELMVKLPLVGRAEVSGFINWRFGTFELRGSGNLSLGIFGSVRMSFRFGNTAAQPARIDVTATADLRATWQGYGVGLSFRADVSVNFSTGAFSINGTAKGTAYLGVFGSVSISVTVGTSGFSIDVPWPIPDISISFPSFLHANGPAKLTQAESINRDALPDIVDEAIRRLSGTGLTLEQAAAARRRVPGFEDRQRKTPARLRRRQRDPHRRRRRRPRLVHRPDASRQRGVRPGDIVR from the coding sequence GTGACAAACCTCAACGACTCCGGTGCGGGCAGTCTGCGTCAGGCGGTGGCCGACGCGAACAGTACGCCGGGCGCGGACGAGATCAATTTCAGCGTCGACGGCACCGTCACGCTGACTTCCGGCGAACTGGTCGTGACGGAATCCGTTTCCATCAACGGTCGAGGCACGCCGGTGAATGGAGTTTCTGGCGGCGGCAACTCGCGTGTGTTCCTGATCGGCGGCAGCGGCGTGAATCAGTTCACGATCGACGGCCTGACCATTTCCGGCGGCAACGGCGCGGGTGGAGTTTTTTCCGGATTTGGTGGCGGGATCTACTTCATTGATGGTTTCGAAGGCAATGACACGCTCAACATTCGCGACTCCGTGATTCGAGGCAACACGGCTGATCTTGGCGGGGGAATTTACGTCGTCGATAACACGCTGAACATTATCGACACCGATATTCGTGACAATACTGCGACGGCGACCACAGACACACGCGGCGGGGGCGGCATCGCGGCTCAGTCGGCTGTGGTCACGATTACGAATTCCAGTGTCCGGCGCAACACAGCCGCGGGGACGGGTGGCGGCATTTACAACTTCACGTTTGCCGGAGCTGTTGGCCAGCGAGACAGCACGCTGACGTTGAACAACAGCAGCGTCAATCTCAACACCGCGGCTGCCGGCGGCGGGATTTACAACGAGAACCAGAATACGGGCGAAGCCGCTCCGCTAAGTCTGTCAAATACTCGAGTTTCGCAGAACGTCACGACCAGCGGCGAAGGCGGCGGCATCTGGAACAACAGCCGGCTCACCGTCAGCGGCGGTTCAGTCATCGAACTCAATCAGGCCGCAGGCGACGGCGGCGGCATCACGAATCGCGGTGCTCTGGAGTTGCGCGATTCGCAGGTGATTATGAACGCCAGTGCCGGTGGAGGCGGAGGGGGCGGGATCTACAGCCGTGGCGGCACGGACACGATCAGCAGCAGCACGATCTCTGACAACTTTGCGACAGCGGCAGGCTCGCAGGGCGGCGGCATCCGGTCGGATAACAGCACTACAACGATCATCAACAGCACGATTTCAGCGAACTCAACGAACGGCTTCGGCGGAGGCATCACGTCGTCCGGCGGAACAACGAACATCCTCGTTCGCAACAGCACGATCACCGGCAATCGGGGCAATGCCGACGGCGATGGAGTCGGGTTCGGTGGTGGAGTCAGTTTCAATCCGATTACTTTCGTCATTCATAACTCGATCGTCGCGGGGAACTTTCAGGGCAACGGAACCACACCCAGTGACATTGCGTCGTCGGTCGGCGGCGCGTCCTCGTTCAACCTGATCGGACACGCAGGCAGTTCCGGCGGACTGACTCACGGAACGAACGGCAACATCGTCGGCGTGAACGGCACCGGTCAGATTCCGATTGAATCGATTCTCAACACGACGCTGCCATTTGGTGAACCTCCGGTTCACGCGCTGGTTCCCGGAAGTCCTGCGATCGACGCGGGCAGCAATGCTCAGGCACTCGATGAAACCGGTGCCGCACTAACAACGGATCAGCGAGGCGCAGCGTTCCCGCGCGTGATCGACGGAGACAACAACGGCACCGCCACCGTCGACATCGGCGCGTACGAAGCTGCATCGCGTGTTGTTGTGAACGGCGAACTCGCGCCGAACGCGTCCGGCGACATCGACAACGATGGCGAGTTTCTGCGTGACACGGACGGAATTCTCAGCCTGCGTTTTCTGGCGGGCTTCCGTAACACAGCACTGACCACCGGCGCTGTCGGTGCCAACGCGCGGCGCAGTGACGCCGCAGCGGTCCAGTCGTTTCTCGACACCGGACCGATGCAGGCGTTCTTCGATCTCGATGGTGACGGCGAAATCCGGCCGCTGACGGACGGCATTCTGTTTCTGCGCGGTCTGCAGGGTTTGACCGGCGATGCTCTTGTGCGAGGGGCCGTTACCAGTGAAGCCAGTCGGTCCGCCGCCGAGATTCGCAGTCTGATCGACGCGTACCTGGGCTTCGGTGATACGGCAGTTGTCGACGAAGGCGTTGTGTTTCAGGTCGCGGCCGCTCAGGGGCTGCTGCAGAACGATCCGGCCGGTGCAACCGTAACAGGCTTCGATGCCACCAGCGCGCGCGGAGCCGCCGTGCAGGTGACTCCTGACGGCGGCTTCACCTACGACACGACGACGGTTCCGGAACTCAGCACGGACATCGCGCCATTCGAATTCGTCAGCGATTCGTTCTCGTACACGATCACGTACGGTGCTCAAACAGCGACCGTGATTGTGCAGGTGGTCGTCACGGGCAAAGGCGGGCCGAACGATATTCTGCTGGAAACCGACGAAGACACGGTCATTCCTCAGCGAGCTGGCGAGACTCTGCTGGCCAATGCCACCGGCGCGAACCCGCGAGTGACCAGCTTCGACGCCGTCAGTACGCTCGGCGCGACGGTCAACGTGCAGACCAATGGCGAATACAGCTACGACCCCACGACGTCGGCGGAACTGCAGTCTCTGATCGCCGGCGATCCGCTGATCGACACGTTCACGTTCACGCGGGAAACGGATTCGTCCGGCCCCGAAGTCATCACGGTGCAGATTCGCGTCACCGGCATGAACGACGCGCCCGAAGCGCCGGACGTGACGATCAGCGACTTCGCCGACACGGCAATTTCGCCAAAGCCCGAGACGACAATCAAGTTCGTCAACGGTGTCCTGACGGAAGTCAATGAGGTCCACGACTCCGGCCTGATCCATTCCTTCGACCGTTTCCGGATCGCGGTCAGCCAGTTGATCAGTGATGTCGACCTTGGCGACACCCACACGATCACGATCGATTCATCCGCCACCATTGCCGATGTCACGGTGGAACGGGTCGCCGGCACGGGCGGTGCCGCAGACGAATTCTTCATCGTGTATGACGCCACCGGTTCGTCGGTGTTTAAGGATCTGCCGTTTCTGACCGAAGTCGCCGATTCGTTCGGATACACCGTCACGGACAATAACGGAGCATCCAGCAGCGGCATCATCACCGTGGAACTGCTGAGCGGCGAATTGCACGCTCCGATTGCGGTGGACGACGTCTATCCGCTGCCCGGTGCCGGCCCCATTTTCACCGGCCAGCCTCACCGATTTCTTGCGAACCCCGAGGGCCTGCCGGAACCCGATCCGGCCACGAATGCCGGTCTGCTGAGGAACGACGGCGTCGACCCGACAGACCCATTCCCCAGCGATTTCGACGGCGACCAGATCGTCGTGCTGCAAGCTCTGGGTCAGTTCGGCGACTGGAGACAACTCACAGCACTGGGGGCGGAAGTGTTGTTCTTCGCGGACGGTTCCTTCTATTACAACCCCGTGACGTCAGCGACTCTGGAAGCTCTGCCGGACGGCCAGACGATGGTCGACACGTTCACCTATCACATCGATGACGAATTCGGCGACGGAGAATCTCTGGGTGAGATCTCCCAGGCGACTGTCAGGATCACAGTCACCGGCGTGCCTCAGCGGCAGACGTTCACGTTCGACGTTCCGGCCGGGACGGACGTGGCACTGGTCAGCCAGCCCGGTGCCAATCCGCCTCGAAACGTGATTCACGAACTCGGCAATCCCGGCAACATTCTGTGGCAGCAACCGTTCTCGCTGACAAGCCGGATCATCATCAACGGCAGCGAATCCGGGGACAGGATCGATGCCACGCAGTTTTCAGGCCGAGGATCGGCGCTGCTGGACGGCTTCCGGAGCATCTCGCTGACCGTCAACGGGCGCGGAGGAAATGACACGATTCTCGGTGGTCCTTCGAGCGAGACACTCAACGGCGACGCCGGCAATGACACAATCACCGGCGGCGACGGCGACGACGTGATCAGTGGCGGCGACGACGATGACGTGCTGCACGGTGAAAGCGGCAGCGATGTGCTGAACGGCGATCGCGGCAATGACCAGTTGTTCGGTGATTCCCCCGGCGGTTCCGCACAAGACGAACTCAACGGCGGCGACGGCAACGACCTGCTGGACGGCGGCGTGGGTCCGGACTTCGTGTACGGCAATGCCGGCAGCGACCTGTTCACGCCGCTGGATAAGCAGGACATATCCGACGTGAATCCGAACGAAGATCGCGTCGTCAATCCGCTCAACGAAAACCCCACCATCGCTGATCTGGCAGACGACTCGGGTGTCGGCCCGCGAGTCACGCTGTTCTCGCCTCAGACGGCAGTGGTCATCGGACCAAGCGGATACGGGTTTGCTCTGTCGGGCAACTGGACGCGAACGGCGCTCGGCAATGGCGGTGAACGCTTCACGGGAACCGATATCACCATCCCGACCGGAATTGCCGGCGAAATTCCGATTCCGTTTCTGCAGCTCGACACGCTGCCCGACAACGTTCAGGACACCGGCATTCTGACGAACTTCAGTCCGTTCTCGCTGATCCCTGGTGGCAACACGGCTTTCGCCGCGATCACTCAGTTCACCGGATTCAACCTGATCAGCGCCGGCCTGAACCTGCCGCAGTTCGGCCTGAAACTTGGAAGCCAGTTGCTCGCTAATGAATTCGCCGGCAGTGGTGCTCCGCTGAACAACGCGATTCCCTATCTGTATTTCCGCAGCTCCAGTGGCGATCCCGGGCTGGAGTTTGGGGGCGTTTCGCTGTCGGTTCCGTCGAACAGCAATCCGCTGCTGTTTGCGATTGATCCCTTCGACACATCGATCTGGGTCAAGGTCGGTGACTTCTCTGTAGGATACTCACACTCCGGCTACTTCCCGTTCGAGCCACTGGTGACGCCATCCGCAATCACCGGTCAGCAGATCTTCGGCAACTTCTATGGTTCCGGGCTGTTCTCGATCAACAACTTCGAGATCGACGGCGAAATCGTTCTGGATCTGGACCGCTTCTCCGGTCCGGGTCAGGGCGGGTTCAGTGCTCCCGCGAATATGCGAAACGACTTCGTCAACTTGTTTGACGGAGGACCGTCCGCTGTCATCGACAATATCGTGGCGGCGCTGACTCGAATTGAGATCGGAGTCAACGCGGCCGTCAGCTACGCGCCGGACATCGGCGTCACGAATCTCATCAACATCTCGATTCCGGTGGCGGACGCTTCGCTGATGTTTGTCGACGGCAACCTGTTCGCATTGCGCGGGGTCGCAGATCCGTTGAAGAGTGGAGTCAGGTTCCTTGAGCAAGTCGGAATCACCGGAACCGCGATGGCCTCGATCGATGGGTTCGTCATGTTCGACACGGGCCAGTTCCGCATCGAACTAAGTGCCAACGCGAGTGCCCGGATCGGCGGGTTTGCACCGGACGGCAAGTTCCGGCTGGTGCTGAACAACGACATGATCCGAGCGGAACTGATGGTCAAGCTTCCGCTGGTCGGTCGGGCCGAAGTCAGCGGCTTCATTAACTGGCGTTTCGGCACGTTCGAACTTCGCGGCAGCGGAAATCTGAGCCTCGGCATTTTTGGCTCCGTGAGGATGAGTTTCCGGTTCGGCAATACCGCCGCTCAGCCGGCGCGAATTGACGTCACTGCGACCGCGGATCTGCGAGCCACGTGGCAAGGCTACGGTGTCGGACTCAGTTTCCGAGCCGACGTGTCAGTCAACTTTTCGACGGGAGCCTTCTCGATCAATGGAACCGCGAAAGGCACGGCGTATCTCGGCGTTTTCGGTTCTGTGTCCATATCCGTCACGGTCGGCACCAGCGGTTTCAGCATCGACGTGCCGTGGCCGATTCCCGACATCAGCATTTCCTTCCCGAGTTTTCTGCACGCGAACGGGCCGGCGAAACTGACTCAGGCTGAGTCGATCAATCGCGACGCGCTGCCGGACATCGTCGACGAAGCCATTCGGCGCTTGTCTGGAACCGGCCTGACGCTCGAACAGGCTGCTGCTGCGCGACGTCGAGTTCCGGGTTTCGAAGATCGACAACGAAAAACGCCAGCTCGGCTACGCCGCCGGCAACGTGATCCACATCGACGACGACGCCGCAGGCCACGGCTGGTTCATCGACCCGACGCCTCGCGACAACGCGGAGTTCGACCCGGCGACATTGTTCGCTGA
- a CDS encoding serine/threonine-protein kinase, with translation MKQPSEIECPAVCQLEDLLELRLSGPDAAAVSQHVENCNACQRQLESMTHESVPAIGTLREQPQGRWASLSDPVSDIGFCETATVRSGGTSTLEITLPEIPGYRVDRLLGRGGMGTVFLAHHALLNRLVAIKLLPQDSAGRQSAVARFLREITVAGRLDHVNIVRALDAIRDGERHFLVMEFVEGQTLAEILFSSGRPAVADVCEVIRQAAVGLQYAHEHGMVHRDIKPSNLMVTTTGVVKILDLGLAKLAHHPGDELTSTGDIIGTIDFMAPEQADPGQVTDGRADIFSLGVTFFKLLTGTVPFGPPLHDSALNKLFAITRGDGPSVATLRSDLPQELIDIVDRMRRRKAEDRFQSFTEVIAVLRPHCEGNKVGQLVSESNIHGAAPIRPDDMTRLQEQSNAQDSTSENQNPKTRPEHRPAFLAHADAAAHSTVVDIRTENTRVRSRGPRRFIAAACVVGVALVALPMLEFPGAGDRNRSATSAVGSSPSAASPDVTRAVSVNVPTPDESGSAAEWLLNHGAGWVNVRVHSDLPGRTIRCTEVNQLPEDPVVVACGVNANDMNLQKESASSGESNWIEVLRNCPELRVLLVDTVTPADMHDVIALQQLTRLEIRCLQADAGDFSFVRQMPNVNILSIVDPKKTKADVVVDEIPALLRELPGIHSLVLNGVDFRNGVPAFLKRLPASLTHLEIAAEQLDDSIWPLLAEHEQLIEIRMRFEGLTCEGIHHLGRMPQLRYLGVLSWSLTRRGVEELGSLTQLHGLCLADTNMRDDWMHSVHNLKSMRKAELEGTQVTAAAATKLKRALPRCEITYGPLLDPHTATTD, from the coding sequence GTGAAACAGCCGTCAGAAATCGAATGCCCAGCAGTCTGTCAGTTGGAAGATCTGCTGGAACTGCGGTTGTCCGGACCTGACGCCGCAGCGGTTTCTCAGCACGTTGAAAACTGCAACGCGTGCCAGAGACAACTGGAGTCGATGACGCACGAGTCCGTGCCTGCAATCGGCACACTTCGCGAACAACCGCAGGGGCGGTGGGCGTCGCTGTCAGATCCCGTTAGTGACATTGGATTCTGCGAAACGGCAACTGTCCGGTCCGGCGGGACATCGACACTTGAGATTACTCTGCCGGAAATTCCCGGATATCGCGTCGATCGGCTGCTGGGTCGCGGTGGAATGGGGACCGTGTTTCTGGCGCATCACGCGCTGCTGAACCGCCTTGTCGCCATCAAGCTGCTGCCACAGGATTCCGCAGGCAGGCAATCCGCGGTGGCCCGGTTTCTGCGCGAAATTACGGTTGCGGGCAGGCTCGATCACGTCAACATCGTGCGAGCCCTGGACGCGATCCGCGACGGTGAACGACATTTTCTGGTGATGGAATTTGTCGAAGGACAAACGCTTGCGGAGATCCTTTTCAGCAGCGGCCGTCCGGCAGTCGCCGACGTCTGTGAAGTCATCCGTCAGGCGGCCGTGGGACTTCAGTACGCTCACGAACACGGCATGGTGCATCGCGACATCAAGCCGTCAAACCTGATGGTGACAACGACGGGCGTGGTCAAAATTCTTGATCTGGGACTCGCGAAACTGGCCCACCATCCCGGCGACGAACTGACGTCCACCGGCGATATCATCGGCACCATCGACTTCATGGCGCCGGAACAGGCAGATCCCGGACAGGTGACCGACGGTCGAGCCGACATCTTCAGCCTGGGCGTGACGTTCTTCAAACTGCTGACGGGAACCGTGCCGTTCGGTCCGCCACTGCACGATTCCGCATTGAATAAGCTGTTTGCGATCACGCGTGGCGATGGCCCTTCCGTTGCCACGCTGCGATCGGATCTGCCGCAGGAATTGATCGACATCGTTGACCGCATGCGCCGGCGGAAGGCAGAGGACCGGTTTCAGTCATTCACGGAGGTCATCGCCGTACTGCGGCCGCATTGCGAAGGCAACAAAGTCGGTCAGCTTGTCTCGGAATCGAACATTCACGGCGCCGCGCCGATTCGGCCGGACGATATGACCAGGCTGCAGGAGCAATCGAACGCACAGGATTCGACATCCGAAAACCAGAACCCCAAAACGCGTCCGGAACACCGGCCCGCCTTCCTCGCACATGCTGACGCTGCAGCGCACTCGACGGTTGTCGATATCCGAACGGAGAACACCCGCGTGCGATCCCGCGGACCGCGAAGATTCATCGCCGCGGCCTGTGTTGTCGGAGTCGCTCTGGTTGCCTTGCCGATGCTTGAGTTCCCTGGAGCTGGAGATCGCAACCGTTCTGCGACATCGGCCGTTGGATCGTCGCCGTCGGCAGCATCGCCGGACGTGACGCGAGCGGTGTCTGTAAACGTGCCGACGCCAGATGAGTCCGGATCCGCGGCCGAGTGGCTGCTGAACCACGGCGCCGGATGGGTCAATGTGCGAGTCCACAGCGACCTGCCCGGACGCACGATCCGATGCACCGAGGTGAATCAACTGCCCGAAGACCCCGTGGTTGTCGCGTGCGGTGTCAACGCCAACGATATGAACCTGCAAAAGGAATCCGCCAGTTCGGGCGAGTCAAACTGGATCGAAGTCCTGCGGAACTGTCCGGAACTGCGCGTCCTTCTCGTCGACACTGTTACGCCGGCCGACATGCACGACGTTATTGCGTTGCAGCAACTGACACGGCTGGAGATTCGCTGCCTGCAGGCCGACGCCGGAGACTTTTCGTTCGTCAGGCAGATGCCGAACGTCAACATCCTTAGCATTGTCGACCCCAAGAAGACGAAGGCCGACGTCGTTGTGGATGAGATTCCGGCATTGCTGCGTGAACTGCCTGGAATTCACTCGCTTGTCCTGAACGGTGTGGACTTCCGCAATGGCGTGCCGGCGTTCCTGAAACGACTTCCGGCTTCGCTCACGCATCTGGAGATTGCCGCAGAACAACTGGACGATTCCATCTGGCCTCTGCTCGCGGAGCATGAGCAACTGATCGAAATCCGAATGCGGTTTGAGGGGCTCACGTGCGAAGGCATCCATCATCTGGGACGAATGCCGCAGCTCCGATATCTGGGCGTCCTGTCGTGGTCACTGACAAGGCGCGGCGTCGAGGAACTGGGATCGCTGACTCAACTGCACGGATTGTGTCTCGCTGACACCAACATGCGGGACGACTGGATGCATTCCGTTCACAACCTGAAGTCAATGCGGAAAGCTGAACTGGAGGGAACACAGGTCACTGCTGCTGCTGCAACGAAACTAAAACGTGCCCTGCCGCGTTGTGAGATCACGTACGGCCCGCTGCTGGATCCTCATACCGCGACAACTGACTGA
- a CDS encoding Gfo/Idh/MocA family oxidoreductase encodes MPASTRRNFLQASGAAIAAGSLATGAARATVTRARPVVGFIGCGGRAQSLFGGFAEDATVAWACDPDEKRAKLFAEKSGAIRSTSDLREVLRDDAVDAVVIATPDHWHAPAAIMACEAGKHVYVEKPCSHNLREGRLLVEAAKRNSVVVQHGTQSRNDPRIAGAVQMLREGLIGDVLMAKAWNVQRRRNIGHSQPSDPPAGLDYDTWVGPAEFVPFQDNRFHYDWHWWHNFGTGDIGNDGTHEIDMARWGLGVSGLPSTVTALGGKYYFDDDQQFPDTATCTFEWPGDGGVGRRKQLIFEMRIWSTNYPHNCDSGIEFYGTKGMLFVSKRGKLQVWDESNRPVSDPSPREKPQLPKNHQFDFLQAIIDGRTPAADAETAHDSTALVHLANVAVRVGRSLSIDVANETVVGDAEADALLGRTYRDGGHWSVPSTVIR; translated from the coding sequence ATGCCTGCCAGTACTCGTCGAAATTTCCTGCAAGCGTCTGGTGCGGCCATCGCCGCAGGTTCTCTGGCCACTGGAGCCGCGCGCGCGACGGTCACAAGGGCTCGGCCCGTCGTTGGGTTTATCGGCTGCGGCGGTCGGGCGCAGTCACTGTTCGGCGGATTTGCCGAAGACGCGACCGTCGCGTGGGCCTGTGATCCCGACGAGAAGCGAGCGAAGCTGTTCGCGGAGAAGTCGGGAGCGATCCGGTCGACCAGCGACCTGCGCGAGGTGCTTCGCGACGACGCCGTCGATGCCGTCGTGATCGCGACTCCCGATCACTGGCACGCTCCCGCCGCGATCATGGCGTGCGAGGCCGGCAAGCATGTCTACGTCGAAAAACCGTGCAGCCATAATCTCAGGGAAGGGCGGCTGCTGGTTGAAGCGGCGAAACGCAACAGCGTCGTCGTGCAGCACGGAACGCAGAGTCGCAACGATCCGCGAATCGCCGGCGCGGTGCAGATGCTGCGCGAAGGTCTGATTGGCGATGTGTTGATGGCGAAGGCCTGGAACGTTCAGCGGCGCCGCAACATCGGCCATTCGCAGCCGTCGGATCCTCCAGCGGGTCTGGATTACGATACGTGGGTCGGGCCGGCCGAATTCGTGCCGTTTCAGGACAATCGGTTTCATTACGACTGGCACTGGTGGCACAACTTCGGCACGGGTGACATCGGCAACGACGGGACTCACGAGATCGACATGGCTCGCTGGGGTCTGGGTGTTTCCGGTTTACCGTCAACCGTCACGGCGCTTGGCGGCAAATACTACTTCGACGACGATCAGCAGTTTCCCGACACTGCGACCTGTACGTTCGAATGGCCGGGCGACGGCGGCGTCGGCCGGCGGAAACAACTGATCTTCGAAATGCGAATCTGGTCGACGAATTATCCTCATAACTGCGATTCAGGAATTGAATTCTACGGCACGAAGGGGATGTTATTCGTCAGCAAACGGGGCAAGCTGCAGGTGTGGGACGAATCGAACCGGCCGGTCAGCGATCCTTCGCCGCGCGAAAAGCCGCAGTTGCCGAAGAATCATCAGTTCGATTTCCTGCAGGCCATCATCGACGGTCGAACGCCGGCTGCCGACGCTGAGACTGCGCATGATTCCACGGCGCTGGTTCATCTGGCGAACGTCGCCGTGCGCGTCGGGCGGTCGCTGAGCATAGACGTTGCGAACGAAACCGTTGTCGGCGATGCGGAAGCGGACGCGCTGCTCGGCCGCACGTATCGCGACGGCGGGCACTGGTCGGTGCCGAGTACGGTCATCCGTTAA